A single genomic interval of Natator depressus isolate rNatDep1 chromosome 16, rNatDep2.hap1, whole genome shotgun sequence harbors:
- the MRRF gene encoding ribosome-recycling factor, mitochondrial, translated as MAMALRCLRQLPPLFHNSLSRLVRPPLQVPLRHTALMLTGCRQCVVHQTMLTRHLATKKAKAKSKGQTQARVNINAALVEDIISLGEVNGEMKAVMEALKEEFGKNLNLRTSPGTLDHITVTTNDGKFPLNQLGQISLKSPQLILVNMASFPESTAAAIKAIRESGMNLNPEVDGIIIRVPVPKVTREHRESLAKLAKQLTNKGKDSLRKVRSNAVNQVKKAKSTVSEDTIKLVEKQIQQMTDDTAAEMDKLLAGKTKELLG; from the exons ATGGCCATGGCATTAAGGTGTCTCCGTCAGCTGCCTCCCCTGTTTCATAATTCTCTCTCAAGACTAGTAAGGCCACCCCTGCAAGTACCTTTGAGGCATACAGCCCTGATGCTGACTGGCTGCAGGCAGTGTGTGGTCCACCAGACAATGCTCACCAGACATCTAGCTACCAAGAAAGCCAAAG CTAAAAGTAAAGGGCAGACCCAAGCCAGAGTGAATATCAATGCTGCCTTAGTTGAAGATATTATCAGTCTCGGGGAGGTAAATGGCGAAATGAAGGCAGTGATGGAAGCCCTCAAGGAAGAATTCGGGAAAAATCTCAATTTAAGAACCTCACCAG gCACTCTTGATCATATAACTGTGACAACAAACGATGGAAAGTTTCCATTAAACCAGCTTGGACAAATCTCGCTGAAATCTCCTCAGCTCATTCTAGTAAATATGGCTAGTTTTCCAGAG AGTACAGCTGCAGCTATCAAGGCTATAAGGGAGAGTGGAATGAACCTGAACCCGGAAGTAGATGGGATAATAATTCGGGTGCCAGTTCCTAA GGTAACAAGAGAACACCGTGAAAGCCTGGCTAAACTCGCCAAACAGCTTACGAACAAGGGTAAGGACTCTTTGCGAAAGGTCCGGAGTAACGCTGTGAACCAAGTGAAGAAGGCCAAGAGCACAGTGTCTGAAGACACCATTAAGCTGGTAGAAAAGCAG ATCCAGCAAATGACAGATGACACTGCAGCAGAGATGGACAAGCTCCTGGCAGGGAAGACCAAGGAGCTCCTCGGCTGA